The Acinetobacter chinensis genomic sequence CACTTGCTGAAGCCGCTTTTGTAAACAAAGCAAGTAACGTAGGTGCTGCATACTCAAAATACAGCGAAGATGATGAAGGTTTTGAATTTAAAATTGAAAGCTATGGTGTTTCTGGTGAATTTTTTATTCCTGATTCTCAGTTCTATGTTTCAGGAAGCCTGAACAAATCCAAAGTAACTGTTGAAATCGAAGAAGGTAAAGCTTCTGACTCAAACACAGGTTATGCACTTGAAGCAGGCTACTTACCTGTTGATGGCCTATTGATTGCAGCAGGTATTTCAAAAGAAAATATTGATGCAGCCAATGCAGGACAGGAAGGTATGACTAGAACCTTCTCCCGTTTTGCAAGTGATGCTGATGATACTGCTTTTACCCTGCGCGGTAAGTATGTCACACAGATTGGCAACAACTACGTCAACTTTGAAGGTCTTTCTTCTTTTGGTGATGAAACTTATTACCAACTGGGTGCTGATTTGTACATTGACCCAACACTGAGCGTAGGCGCTTCATTTGCAGATTCGACCATGGATGACTTTGATACCATTTTTGGAGTTCGCGCACAGAAGTTCTTCACTCCAGCCATTGCGGTGGGTGTGAACTACACAACAACGGATGGTGCTGATTCTTATGGCATTAACGGAACATTCCGTTTCTAAAATCACTCCGTCATCCTCAATACAAAAAACCGCTCCAATGGAGCGGTTTTTTACTGTTCAAGGTGTAAAACTCTTAACTGCAACCGTGTGTGACCATTAAACGTATTTTTATCCAGTTCATAAACAAGCCGAACCTTACTGTTCATCGCATCAAACTGATATTTTTCAGCAGCACCAAAAGCAATGGCATCCACTCCCTGCCCATTTTCCAGCACCAGCTGAAGTTTAAGATGAGTCTCTTTTAACCAGCGGTAGTCCACCACCTGAAACTCCCCCTCAAAAACTGGAGAAGGAAATTTCTGTCCCCACGGTGAAAGATGCTGTAAAAAGTCAACCGTGGAAAGCTGAAATTCGGAAGCTGGTAATATGCCATCTGTCCATAATGTTGCCTGAAACAGTGTTTCATCCATACTTGCGATTAACTGTTCAAAGTACTGACTGAATTCTTCAAAATGTTCTTTTCGGATGGTCAGACCTGCTGCTGCTGCATGCCCTCCAAAATGACTGATCAGATGCGGATGCTGTTCTGCCACCATTTCAATACAGTCACGGATATGAACTCCCTCAATCGAGCGGGCTGAGCCTTTGATGTGTACACCATCCTGATCGGCTGCAAAGACGATACTTGGTCTGTGAAACTGCTCTTTTAAACGCCCAGCCACAATTCCAATGACACCCTGATGCCACTGTTCATTAAACATAATCAGGGCAGCTGGCAACTTTTCCTGGTCGAACTGTAAAACATCCAGCTCGGTCAGTGCTTCCTGCTTCATCTGGCTTTCCACCTGACGGCGTTCCACATTCAGATCATTCAACTGTCGGGCAAAAGCATAGGCTGTCTGCATATCGGCAGCGAGCAGACATTCAATGCCTATATCCATAGTATCCATA encodes the following:
- a CDS encoding putative porin, which gives rise to MLKKIALAAALTASFGVAHAYQAEINAGYEKTDFDDSESGDLYSFGGKYYLNSVETKNAPLAEAAFVNKASNVGAAYSKYSEDDEGFEFKIESYGVSGEFFIPDSQFYVSGSLNKSKVTVEIEEGKASDSNTGYALEAGYLPVDGLLIAAGISKENIDAANAGQEGMTRTFSRFASDADDTAFTLRGKYVTQIGNNYVNFEGLSSFGDETYYQLGADLYIDPTLSVGASFADSTMDDFDTIFGVRAQKFFTPAIAVGVNYTTTDGADSYGINGTFRF